A region from the Triticum urartu cultivar G1812 chromosome 1, Tu2.1, whole genome shotgun sequence genome encodes:
- the LOC125522882 gene encoding SOSS complex subunit B homolog gives MEVKLKDLVPAATNTVNTTFIVVDKVPRPAHANAHGREETCPSLVADETAAVHFLLWGTECDAFEPGDIVRLTSGIFSYHRGNNLFLRAGKRGRVEKVGEFTMMFVETPNMSEVRWGPDPGDPRKMVQEAVVSPYSQVFKPLH, from the coding sequence ATGGAGGTGAAGCTCAAGGACCTTGTCCCGGCAGCGACCAACACAGTGAACACGACGTTCATCGTGGTCGACAAGGTGCCCCGCCCGGCCCACGCAAACGCACACGGCAGGGAGGAGACATGCCCGTCACTAGTTGCTGACGAGACGGCGGCGGTGCATTTCCTTCTGTGGGGCACCGAGTGCGATGCCTTCGAGCCTGGGGACATCGTGCGGCTCACGAGTGGCATCTTCTCGTACCATAGGGGCAACAACCTGTTCTTGCGCGCCGGCAAGCGAGGACGAGTGGAGAAGGTGGGCGAGTTCACCATGATGTTCGTCGAGACGCCCAACATGAGCGAGGTGAGGTGGGGGCCCGATCCAGGCGACCCAAGGAAGATGGTGCAGGAGGCTGTCGTGTCGCCCTACTCCCAAGTCTTCAAGCCGCTGCACTGA